The following are from one region of the Sorghum bicolor cultivar BTx623 chromosome 2, Sorghum_bicolor_NCBIv3, whole genome shotgun sequence genome:
- the LOC8074443 gene encoding uncharacterized protein LOC8074443, whose product MMSWEQRKKAAAALHEKLQILRSITHSRALSDASIIMDASEYIKELKQKVVRLKQEMACEEAEAAGALLKHSSSPSPVVTVETLAGAGKHGFLINVLSDKSCPGLLVSILEAFDELGLSVLQATASCADTFRLEAVGGENQVDNVDEHVVKQAVLQAMRTCSSQGCRQQQE is encoded by the exons ATGATGTCGTGGGAGCAGCGCAAGAAGGCAGCGGCCGCTCTACATGAGAAGCTGCAGATCCTGCGCTCCATCACTCACTCCCGCGCG CTGAGCGACGCCTCCATAATCATGGACGCGTCGGAGTACATCAAGGAGCTGAAGCAGAAGGTCGTCAGGCTCAAGCAGGAGATGGCGTGCGAAGAAGCAGAAGCAGCAGGCGCTCTGCTCAAGCACAGCTCCTCCCCCTCCCCGGTG GTCACTGTGGAAACCCTAGCAGGGGCAGGGAAGCACGGGTTCCTCATCAACGTGTTGTCTGACAAGAGCTGCCCCGGGCTGCTTGTTTCTATCCTGGAGGCGTTTGATGAGCTGGGCCTCAGCGTACTCCAAGCCACGGCGTCTTGTGCGGATACATTCCGCCTCGAGGCTGTTGGGGGAGAG AACCAGGTGGATAATGTGGATGAGCATGTCGTGAAGCAAGCCGTGCTCCAGGCCATGAGGACCTGCTCATCACAAGGCTGTCGCCAACAACAAGAGTAG
- the LOC8078550 gene encoding uncharacterized protein LOC8078550, giving the protein MGIGGQVTALLKHEYPSMIEESRSKKYFAKKWAHYDIIEDEDGMTAADRFKEELWSIYSVEDELMPRAEYVLDRLAAKQCRNMMYELRVDAVKEYYDTYLQQRIKDSEARQKLLRQAQYAKVKPDWISEAAWRAICAYWCSPEYFKKRRLAQDSRNQVDFAQNRGGSRPYAQTKQYLGKTYGPEAATDMNTFCSMKSGVKNCDSNGNSGPIPSQKTKQRIDDYYTTLEAEHPDDFEQLRSDGQLDPVVVFKSSGCGLAHGRLPIANSAIRKSEIKGSGRRDVFEKLNMELLAEIADILQSVNANASMPPVDQVTESSHAGDAGFGGLQNNGIKEDEGNANTD; this is encoded by the exons ATGGGGATTGGTGGTCAAGTCACAGCTCTGCTAAAGCATGAATACCCTTCTATGATTGAAGAGAGTCGTTCAAAGAAGTATTTTGCAAAGAAATGGGCTCACTATGATATTATTGAAGATGAAGATGGGATGACTGCTGCTGATCGTTTTAAAGAAGAATTATGG AGCATCTACTCAGTGGAAGATGAGTTAATGCCACGTGCAGAATATGTTCTTGATAGGCTTGCAGCTAAGCAGTGTAGAAATATGATGTATGAGCTTCGTGTGGATGCTGTGAAGGAATACTATGACACGTACCTTCAACAGAGGATAAAGGATTCAGAGGCTCGCCAGAAATTACTTCGTCAAGCCCAGTATGCAAAGGTTAAGCCAGACTGGATTTCTGAGGCTGCATGGCGTGCTATTTGTGCTTACTGGTGCTCACCAGAATATTTTAAGAAGCGTCGCCTTGCTCAAGATTCACGGAACCAAGTGGATTTTGCTCAAAACAGGGGTGGATCTCGACCATATGCTCAAACCAAACAATATCTG GGAAAGACCTATGGTCCAGAGGCAGCAACTGACATGAATACATTTTGCTCCATGAAGTCGGGTGTCAAAAATTGTGATAGCAATGGAAATAGTGGTCCAATTCCAAGCCAAAAGACCAAACAACGTATT GATGATTACTATACTACTCTTGAGGCTGAACATCCAGATGATTTTGAGCAGCTCAGGAGTGATGGACAGCTTGATCCAGTTGTGGTATTCAAAAGTAGTGGTTGTGGCTTAGCTCATGGCCGTTTGCCAATAGCAAATAGTGCTATAAGGAAATCTGAGATAAAAGGATCGGGTAGAAGG GATGTTTTTGAGAAGCTGAACATGGAGTTACTAGCAGAAATTGCAGACATTCTGCAATCAGTCAATGCAAATGCTTCTATGCCACCAGTTGATCAG GTTACTGAGTCATCACATGCTGGAGACGCTGGTTTTGGTGGTCTACAGAACAATGGCATCAAAGAGGATGAAGGCAACGCTAACACAGACTGA